GCAGACCGAGGCGGCCGTCCACGTCCACCAGTTCGCCGTGCGCCACGACCCGTTCGCCATGGCACAGGGTCGCTTCGCCGAGCGCCACGCCAGCGACCTCCAATACCGAACCTGGCGCCAGGTGTTGCAAGTCTTCCAGACTCAGGCTGACGCCACCACTGCGCACCGTCAGGTCCAGGCTCAGACCGGCCAGGGGCGAGGAGGGCAGGACGGGATCTTCCGTCAGCGATTCGACTGGCGCCTCATCGTCAGCAGCCTCGGGCGCTTCGGTTTCTGCTTCGGCAACGTCGCCATCGATCTCCGGCAGCACGTCTTCGTACAGCACGTCATTGTCCATCGTGAAGGTCCTCTTCGCGGATCAGCCGTAGCTGCAAATGCTCGTTCGACGCCTGGGGCTCG
The sequence above is drawn from the Pseudomonas sp. FP2196 genome and encodes:
- a CDS encoding FliM/FliN family flagellar motor switch protein, which translates into the protein MDNDVLYEDVLPEIDGDVAEAETEAPEAADDEAPVESLTEDPVLPSSPLAGLSLDLTVRSGGVSLSLEDLQHLAPGSVLEVAGVALGEATLCHGERVVAHGELVDVDGRLGLQITRVVFDR